One genomic segment of Theobroma cacao cultivar B97-61/B2 chromosome 6, Criollo_cocoa_genome_V2, whole genome shotgun sequence includes these proteins:
- the LOC18596916 gene encoding uncharacterized protein LOC18596916, giving the protein MGCCVSTNRGEPREKEAHSFHQKPSLESRAPPPSAEEETVKEVLSETPKPKAHIFIPQEEENKKAQIEKPAFVKIQEKESLNFDNKTEPKSPVIEESASEDVSEICSVSVSESVSTITDRRDEEEVRQQKIFRSPARCGSRNRVVGRSPTRKLDQSPGRRHGVANGGPSVRLVQSRETPVRRGLRPDPSRKDPGESSGRRSRSPAVNRSVMGRSPSGRRTNHSPGRVRGDAGESGNSKKVEQHQHHHGTTTTTMEGKWPSSNNNGPTTSAPNESLENPLVSLECFIFL; this is encoded by the coding sequence ATGGGTTGCTGTGTAAGCACTAACAGAGGGGAACCTCGTGAAAAGGAAGCACATTCTTTTCACCAAAAACCAAGCCTTGAAAGCAGAGCTCCACCACCTTCAGCTGAAGAGGAAACCGTGAAAGAGGTTTTGTCTGAAACTCCAAAACCCAAAGCTCACATCTTTATTCCACAAGAAGAAGAGAACAAGAAAGCCCAGATAGAAAAACCAGCCTTTGTTAAGATCCAAGAAAAAGAGAGCCTCAATTTTGACAACAAGACTGAGCCAAAATCACCTGTCATTGAAGAGTCAGCTTCAGAAGATGTTTCCGAGATTTGCAGTGTGAGTGTAAGTGAAAGCGTTTCTACTATAACTGATAGAAGAGATGAGGAAGAAGTGAGGCAGCAAAAAATTTTCAGATCTCCGGCAAGATGCGGGTCAAGGAACCGGGTCGTGGGTCGGTCACCTACTCGGAAGCTTGACCAGTCGCCTGGCAGAAGACATGGGGTTGCTAATGGGGGACCGTCAGTGAGGTTGGTTCAAAGCAGGGAAACCCCAGTGAGACGTGGGTTAAGACCCGACCCGTCAAGGAAGGATCCGGGTGAGAGTTCAGGGAGGAGGTCAAGGTCACCTGCTGTGAATAGATCTGTAATGGGTCGTAGCCCGTCTGGAAGAAGGACTAATCATTCTCCTGGTAGGGTCAGAGGTGACGCGGGAGAAAGTGGTAATAGCAAAAAGGTGGAGCAGCATCAGCACCACCATggtactactactactaccaTGGAAGGGAAGTGGCCCAGTAGCAATAACAATGGTCCTACAACAAGTGCTCCAAATGAATCACTTGAAAATCCTCTTGTATCCCTTGAATGTTTCATCTTTCTCTAG